One Blattabacterium cuenoti DNA window includes the following coding sequences:
- the dnaE gene encoding DNA polymerase III subunit alpha translates to MYLIIDTETTGLPKFYDKFFCKNWPRIIQLSWQVHDKIGNLIEFNNFIIKPKDFDIPFISFKIHRINNEFAHKYGYDLNYVLDIFQLTFNKYEYVIGHNLEFDIKIIEKEYYINKKEISFKKKKILDTKLVSINYCKLPGNRKKFKWPTLSELYHKLFSEKIPNLHNAANDVKATARCFLELLRIGIISNKNIGIKKDIISEFKKNNHYIIPSSIVSFERVDKEKILKKKTSNNILIQKKWTTNQQYFNIHNHTHFSVLNSTINIKCLIERAINLNMPAIGITDYGNMMGSFHFLNQIKLFNKKYYPKRFIKGIIGCEFFISENYFQKKFTKNEPDKIYTQVLLSKNKKGYKNLIKICSIGYTEGFYAGIPRIGKNIIKNYKDNLIALTGDINSEIPHAILNYGEKIGEKIFLWWKNLFKNDFYIELLRHGLEEENHVNEILIKFSKKYNVKYIAQNNVFYLKKEEHNAHDILLCIKSGNKQSIPIGKGKGFRFGFKNHEYYLKNHEEMKKIFSDIPDSFHSLNELIQKIECYDISNKILLPKFKTPKYVKNLSISDHEFLSKLTYEGAEKRYKNITTKIKKRILFELNTIKKIGYPGYFLIIKNIVDKAKELNISVGPGRGSSAGSVVAYCLGITEIDPIKYNLLFERFLNPDRISLPDIDIDFDDKGREKILDWISKKYGKNKVAQIVTYSTMGAKSSIRDTGRVLGLSLYETDRIAKMIPINFSLKNILDKNFSFENIKNKEVINNIKKIIEIYNNKHSLSGRVLIQAKILEGTIRNIGIHACGIIISPYDIKEIIPVFLSKDTNLLVTQFDNNVVEQTGLLKMDFLGLKTLSIIKDTIKIIGSNIKFLLNDEKTFNLFKKGETVAVFQYESTGMQKYLRKLKPDRFDDLIAMNALYRPGPLQYIPNFISRKHGKEIISYDLPEMKEFLEETYGITIYQEQVMLLSQKIAGFSKGEADLLRKSMGKKQKEVLDKMKNYFIKKSINRGYDKNIVKKIWRDWEYFSCYAFNKSHATCYAFIAFKTAYLKAHFPCQYMSSVLSNNMNNIKQLTFFMKECKKMNLFIDKPDINESDSNFRIIGKNRIQFGLNGIKGVGENAVRIILKERNKNGKFSSIFNLVNRIDLRVVNKKILENLVLSGSLDSLNILREQYFYEYSTNEELIKSSTLEKIIQFGSKIKKNKKIEKPIILNDSKNKKWNKIDLLCKEKEVLGIYISSHPLDDYFFEIKYLTNSSISKLNRKEYDKHEFYYYTLAAILSDIKIYVQNGKKYGYFLLEDYNSKKEFKISGEKYIKYESILVKNNLLFVVIYKKENKINIFHIEILQNVFKNLVKKIIIKINIHHLNQLLIDLIEENIIKNLGNKKLDIIIYDNKKFINLHSKYKIDINSNFLKKLEKIKKLDFFLC, encoded by the coding sequence ATGTATCTTATTATTGACACAGAAACTACTGGATTACCTAAATTTTATGATAAATTTTTTTGTAAAAACTGGCCTAGAATTATTCAATTATCATGGCAAGTTCATGATAAAATAGGGAATTTAATAGAATTTAATAATTTTATTATAAAACCTAAGGATTTTGATATACCATTCATTTCTTTTAAAATTCATAGAATTAATAATGAATTTGCGCATAAATATGGATATGATTTAAATTATGTTCTTGATATATTTCAATTAACTTTTAATAAATATGAATATGTTATTGGACATAATTTGGAATTCGATATAAAAATAATAGAAAAAGAATATTATATAAATAAAAAAGAAATTTCTTTTAAAAAAAAAAAAATATTAGATACAAAGTTAGTTTCTATAAACTATTGTAAATTACCTGGAAATAGGAAAAAATTTAAATGGCCTACATTATCAGAATTATATCATAAATTATTTTCAGAAAAAATTCCAAATCTGCATAATGCAGCAAACGATGTAAAAGCAACAGCGCGATGTTTCTTGGAATTATTAAGAATAGGAATAATTTCAAATAAAAATATTGGTATAAAAAAAGATATCATATCGGAATTTAAAAAAAATAATCATTATATAATTCCTTCTTCTATTGTTTCTTTTGAAAGAGTTGATAAAGAAAAAATATTAAAAAAAAAGACTAGTAATAATATTTTAATACAAAAAAAATGGACAACAAATCAACAATATTTTAATATTCATAACCATACTCATTTTTCTGTATTAAATTCTACTATAAATATAAAATGTCTTATAGAAAGAGCTATAAATTTAAATATGCCTGCCATAGGCATAACAGATTATGGAAATATGATGGGATCTTTTCATTTTTTGAATCAAATTAAACTTTTTAATAAAAAGTATTATCCTAAAAGATTTATTAAAGGAATAATTGGTTGTGAATTTTTTATTTCTGAAAATTATTTTCAAAAAAAATTTACTAAAAATGAACCTGACAAAATTTATACGCAAGTTCTTTTATCTAAAAATAAAAAAGGATATAAAAATTTAATAAAAATTTGTTCTATTGGATATACTGAAGGATTTTATGCAGGAATTCCTAGAATTGGAAAAAATATAATAAAAAATTATAAAGATAATTTAATTGCGCTTACTGGAGATATAAATTCTGAAATACCTCATGCTATTCTTAATTATGGAGAAAAAATAGGAGAAAAAATATTTTTATGGTGGAAAAATTTGTTTAAAAATGATTTTTATATTGAATTATTACGTCATGGATTAGAAGAAGAAAATCATGTAAATGAAATATTAATAAAATTTTCAAAAAAATATAATGTAAAGTATATAGCACAGAATAATGTTTTTTACTTAAAAAAAGAAGAACATAATGCTCATGATATTTTACTTTGTATAAAAAGTGGAAATAAACAGTCAATCCCTATTGGAAAAGGGAAAGGATTTAGATTTGGATTTAAAAATCACGAATATTACTTGAAAAATCATGAAGAAATGAAAAAAATATTTTCAGATATTCCTGATTCTTTTCATTCACTAAATGAATTAATTCAAAAAATAGAATGTTATGATATTTCAAATAAAATTTTATTGCCAAAATTTAAAACCCCAAAATATGTAAAAAATTTATCCATATCAGATCACGAATTTTTGTCGAAATTAACTTATGAAGGAGCTGAAAAACGTTATAAAAATATTACAACAAAAATAAAAAAAAGAATTCTATTTGAACTAAATACAATAAAAAAAATTGGATATCCTGGTTATTTTTTAATTATAAAAAATATTGTTGATAAAGCTAAAGAACTGAATATTTCAGTTGGCCCTGGTAGAGGATCATCTGCAGGATCTGTAGTGGCGTATTGTTTAGGAATAACAGAAATCGATCCAATTAAATATAATTTGTTATTTGAAAGATTTTTAAATCCAGATAGGATATCATTACCGGATATAGATATTGATTTTGATGATAAAGGACGTGAAAAAATTTTAGATTGGATATCAAAAAAATATGGTAAAAATAAAGTAGCACAAATTGTTACATATTCCACAATGGGGGCAAAATCATCAATAAGAGATACAGGTAGGGTACTAGGGCTTTCTTTATACGAAACTGATAGGATAGCCAAGATGATCCCAATAAATTTTTCTTTAAAAAATATTTTAGACAAAAATTTCTCATTTGAAAATATTAAAAACAAAGAAGTAATAAATAATATAAAAAAAATAATAGAAATTTATAATAATAAACATAGTTTATCAGGTAGGGTATTAATACAAGCTAAAATTTTAGAGGGGACAATAAGAAATATTGGTATTCATGCATGTGGAATAATTATAAGTCCATACGATATAAAAGAAATTATACCTGTTTTTTTATCAAAAGATACAAACTTATTGGTTACACAATTTGATAATAATGTGGTAGAACAGACAGGATTATTAAAAATGGATTTTTTAGGGTTAAAAACACTCAGTATAATTAAAGATACAATAAAGATAATCGGTAGTAATATAAAATTTTTATTAAATGATGAAAAAACTTTCAATTTATTTAAAAAAGGAGAAACAGTAGCTGTTTTTCAATATGAGTCTACGGGAATGCAAAAATATCTACGTAAACTAAAACCTGATAGATTTGATGATTTGATAGCAATGAATGCTTTATATAGACCTGGACCATTACAATATATACCTAATTTTATATCTAGAAAACATGGAAAGGAAATTATTAGTTATGATCTTCCAGAAATGAAGGAATTTTTAGAGGAAACATATGGGATAACAATTTATCAAGAACAAGTTATGTTATTATCTCAAAAAATAGCTGGGTTTAGTAAGGGAGAAGCAGATTTATTAAGAAAATCAATGGGAAAAAAACAAAAAGAAGTTCTTGATAAAATGAAAAATTATTTTATTAAAAAATCTATAAATAGAGGATATGATAAAAATATAGTAAAAAAAATATGGAGAGATTGGGAATATTTTTCATGTTATGCATTTAATAAATCACATGCTACTTGTTATGCCTTCATTGCCTTTAAAACCGCTTATCTAAAAGCTCATTTTCCTTGTCAATATATGAGTTCTGTATTAAGTAACAATATGAACAACATAAAACAATTGACTTTTTTTATGAAAGAATGTAAAAAAATGAATTTATTTATAGATAAACCAGATATTAATGAAAGTGATTCTAATTTTAGAATTATTGGTAAAAATCGTATTCAATTTGGTCTTAATGGTATAAAAGGTGTTGGAGAAAATGCTGTTAGAATAATATTAAAAGAAAGAAATAAAAATGGTAAATTTTCTTCCATATTCAATTTAGTAAATAGAATTGATTTACGTGTAGTAAATAAAAAAATATTAGAAAATTTAGTGTTATCTGGATCTTTAGACAGTTTAAATATATTGAGAGAACAATATTTCTATGAATACTCAACAAATGAAGAATTAATTAAATCAAGTACTCTAGAAAAGATTATTCAATTTGGATCAAAAATAAAAAAAAATAAAAAAATTGAAAAACCAATTATTTTAAATGATTCTAAAAATAAAAAATGGAATAAAATAGATCTTTTATGTAAAGAAAAAGAAGTATTGGGTATATATATATCTTCACATCCTTTAGATGATTATTTTTTCGAGATTAAATATCTTACTAATTCATCTATTAGTAAATTAAATAGAAAAGAATATGATAAACATGAATTTTATTATTATACATTAGCTGCAATTTTATCTGATATAAAAATTTATGTACAAAATGGAAAAAAATATGGATATTTTTTATTAGAAGATTATAATTCTAAAAAAGAATTTAAAATTTCCGGGGAAAAATATATAAAATATGAATCCATTTTAGTTAAAAATAATTTATTATTCGTAGTTATTTATAAAAAAGAAAATAAAATAAATATTTTTCATATAGAAATATTACAAAATGTTTTTAAAAATTTAGTAAAAAAAATAATAATAAAAATTAATATTCATCATTTAAATCAATTACTAATTGATCTTATAGAAGAAAATATTATTAAAAATTTAGGAAATAAAAAATTGGATATTATTATTTATGATAATAAAAAATTTATTAATCTACATTCTAAATATAAAATTGATATTAATTCAAATTTTTTAAAAAAATTAGAAAAAATAAAAAAATTAGATTTTTTTTTGTGTTAA
- the rpsA gene encoding 30S ribosomal protein S1, with product MSYQNEIIKTKSKKYSNNFDWKKYEINETKENREKLEKIYISTLPKVNELEIYEGTVTNITEKIVLVDFGFKAEGIIPISEFRENISIIKIGLKIEIMVMKIDYKGQCILSYQKAKILRNWQKLNKVYEKSEVVLGYVSARTKGGLIVEVFDMECFLPGSHINVKPVRDYDNYVGKTMEVKVVKINKKTKNVVVSHKILIERDIEEQRKNMISKLDKGQVLEGKIKNILPYGAFVDLGGVDALLHITDMSWPHISHPTEVVQLEQELNFVILGVDKEKNRVQLGLKQLQPHPWESLDTDLKVGSKISGKVSVLADYGAFIEIIPGVEALLHISEMSWSTDLSSPKDFVQIGDKLEALILTIDRKDRKMSLSVKRLTEDPWIGIQDKYKIGLKYKGLVKKFTNFGLFIELEKGISGLLYTKDFSWTKKIKHPSEFCSINDEIQVIIISIDPKNRKLNLGHKQLFDNPWDKYEKIYTIGSIHDGIISNFFDKGAIVKFINNDYLEAFVPMRFLEKKDKTVLKKGEKADFKIIEFNKENKKILISHTSVYRDKIHKKELRMRNRKFERSTLGDIEGLAKLKEKIEKEKENN from the coding sequence ATGTCTTATCAAAATGAAATAATAAAAACTAAATCAAAAAAATATTCTAATAATTTTGATTGGAAAAAATATGAAATTAATGAAACAAAAGAAAATAGAGAAAAACTTGAAAAAATATACATAAGTACCTTACCAAAGGTAAATGAATTAGAAATATATGAAGGAACAGTAACGAATATAACTGAAAAAATTGTTCTTGTTGATTTTGGATTTAAGGCAGAAGGAATAATTCCTATTAGTGAATTTAGAGAAAATATTTCCATTATTAAAATAGGATTGAAGATAGAAATAATGGTAATGAAAATAGATTATAAAGGACAATGTATTTTATCGTATCAAAAAGCTAAAATTTTGAGAAATTGGCAAAAACTTAATAAAGTTTACGAAAAATCCGAAGTTGTACTCGGATATGTTTCTGCTAGAACAAAAGGAGGATTAATAGTAGAAGTATTTGATATGGAATGTTTTTTACCGGGATCCCATATAAATGTTAAACCAGTCAGAGATTACGATAATTATGTAGGAAAAACTATGGAAGTAAAGGTTGTTAAAATTAATAAAAAAACAAAAAATGTAGTGGTATCTCATAAAATATTAATAGAAAGAGATATAGAAGAACAAAGAAAAAATATGATTTCTAAATTAGATAAAGGACAAGTTTTAGAAGGTAAAATAAAAAATATTTTACCTTATGGAGCTTTTGTTGATTTAGGAGGTGTCGATGCATTATTACACATAACTGATATGAGTTGGCCCCATATTAGTCATCCTACAGAAGTTGTTCAACTGGAACAAGAATTGAACTTTGTTATATTAGGTGTAGATAAAGAAAAAAATCGTGTTCAATTAGGATTAAAACAATTACAACCTCATCCATGGGAATCATTGGATACTGATTTAAAAGTAGGAAGTAAAATTAGTGGAAAAGTTAGTGTATTGGCAGATTATGGAGCTTTTATAGAAATTATTCCTGGTGTAGAAGCATTGTTACACATAAGTGAAATGTCTTGGTCTACAGATTTATCATCACCAAAAGATTTTGTACAAATAGGTGATAAATTAGAAGCTTTAATATTGACTATAGATCGTAAGGATAGAAAAATGTCTTTAAGTGTTAAAAGACTTACAGAAGATCCTTGGATTGGAATTCAAGATAAATATAAAATTGGATTAAAATATAAAGGTCTTGTCAAGAAATTTACAAATTTTGGATTATTTATTGAATTGGAAAAAGGTATATCAGGTCTCCTTTATACAAAGGATTTTTCTTGGACTAAGAAAATAAAACATCCATCTGAATTTTGTAGTATTAATGACGAAATACAAGTTATTATTATATCTATTGATCCTAAAAATAGAAAATTAAATTTAGGACATAAACAATTGTTTGATAATCCCTGGGATAAATATGAAAAAATTTATACTATTGGAAGTATTCATGATGGTATTATTTCAAATTTTTTTGACAAAGGGGCTATAGTAAAATTTATAAATAATGATTATTTAGAAGCTTTTGTTCCTATGAGGTTCTTAGAAAAAAAGGATAAAACTGTTCTTAAAAAAGGAGAAAAAGCTGATTTTAAAATTATTGAGTTTAACAAAGAAAATAAAAAAATTTTAATATCTCATACATCTGTATATCGTGATAAAATTCATAAAAAAGAATTACGTATGAGAAATAGAAAATTTGAAAGATCTACATTAGGTGATATAGAGGGATTAGCAAAACTTAAAGAAAAAATAGAAAAGGAAAAAGAAAATAATTAA
- a CDS encoding ribonucleoside-diphosphate reductase subunit alpha — protein METHSIAEKEGWKVGIDFPVWANNELYLNTIKGGYLLNGETPFWAYRRLSKNAAKILKRPKIENKFFNILWRGWLIPSTPIMVNSGTEKGLPISCFSGRIGDSMYDIYRKNLEMAILSKHGGGTSYDFSLIRPIGSLIKNGTLGKSDGIIPFIKSYDSTIIASKQGKTRRGAVAIYLNIEHKEYPEFLKIREPKGDINRQCHNIHQGVIISDSFMNKVEKINGKERFLWINTLKERVKTGEPYIFFEDNANKNISENWKKNGLKIHHSNLCSEIMLPTDSNHTLVCCLSSLNLEKYIEWKNTDTVFYSVLFLDAILQEFIDKGKNIKGIEDPVRFAEKSRALGLGTLGWHSYLQSNMISFTSLKAEKLTHDIFKNIFYKSYEATKYLAKEYGESDWNLGTGRRNLTLMAIAPNRSSAKLAGGISQGIEPLAANIYVDDDSKGMYIRKNPYLEKIFKKKKCNIPSIWEHIAQEKGSCMKLSNLNEKQKDVFRCFKEIDQLQLLKQASIRQKYIDQGQSINLSFYQNTPAKYINKVHIYAWKLGLKSLYYYRSESILRADIRNKYII, from the coding sequence ATGGAAACACATTCTATTGCGGAGAAAGAAGGATGGAAAGTTGGAATAGATTTTCCTGTTTGGGCAAATAATGAATTATACTTAAATACTATCAAAGGAGGATATTTATTAAATGGAGAAACTCCATTTTGGGCTTACAGAAGATTATCGAAAAATGCTGCAAAAATACTAAAAAGACCAAAAATAGAAAATAAGTTTTTTAATATCCTTTGGAGAGGATGGTTAATACCTTCCACTCCAATAATGGTTAATTCTGGAACAGAAAAAGGATTACCCATTAGTTGTTTTTCTGGTAGAATTGGTGATAGTATGTATGATATATATAGAAAAAATTTAGAAATGGCTATTTTGAGTAAACATGGAGGAGGAACATCATATGATTTTAGTTTGATTAGACCTATAGGTAGTTTAATTAAAAATGGAACCTTAGGAAAATCTGATGGAATTATTCCTTTTATTAAATCATATGATAGTACTATTATAGCTAGTAAACAAGGAAAAACTAGAAGAGGGGCGGTAGCCATTTATCTAAATATAGAACATAAAGAATATCCAGAATTTTTAAAAATAAGAGAACCTAAGGGAGATATAAATCGTCAATGTCATAATATTCATCAAGGTGTTATTATATCTGATTCATTTATGAATAAAGTAGAAAAAATAAATGGAAAAGAAAGATTTTTATGGATAAATACATTAAAAGAAAGGGTAAAAACTGGAGAACCATATATTTTTTTTGAGGATAATGCTAATAAAAATATTTCAGAAAATTGGAAAAAAAATGGATTAAAAATACATCATAGTAATCTATGTTCTGAAATTATGTTACCTACTGATAGTAATCATACACTTGTATGTTGTTTGTCTTCTTTGAATTTAGAAAAGTATATAGAATGGAAAAATACAGACACTGTATTTTATTCTGTTTTATTTTTAGATGCTATTTTACAGGAATTTATTGATAAAGGAAAAAATATAAAAGGTATAGAAGATCCGGTAAGATTTGCAGAAAAAAGTAGGGCATTAGGTTTAGGTACATTAGGATGGCATTCATATTTACAATCAAATATGATATCATTTACATCTTTAAAAGCTGAAAAATTAACCCATGATATATTTAAAAATATTTTTTATAAATCATATGAAGCTACTAAATATTTGGCGAAAGAATATGGTGAATCTGATTGGAATTTAGGAACTGGAAGAAGGAATCTAACATTAATGGCTATAGCTCCAAATAGAAGTTCTGCTAAATTAGCTGGAGGAATTTCGCAAGGAATAGAACCTTTAGCTGCAAATATATATGTAGATGATGATTCAAAAGGAATGTATATAAGAAAAAATCCTTATTTAGAAAAAATTTTTAAGAAAAAAAAATGTAATATCCCATCTATATGGGAACATATAGCACAAGAAAAAGGATCATGTATGAAATTAAGTAATCTAAATGAAAAACAAAAAGATGTTTTTAGATGTTTTAAGGAAATAGATCAACTTCAATTACTTAAACAGGCAAGTATAAGACAAAAATATATTGATCAAGGACAAAGTATAAATTTATCTTTTTATCAAAATACTCCTGCCAAGTATATTAATAAAGTTCATATATATGCATGGAAATTAGGTTTAAAAAGTCTTTATTATTATAGAAGTGAAAGTATTTTACGTGCAGATATTAGAAATAAATATATAATATAA
- a CDS encoding ribonucleoside-diphosphate reductase subunit alpha, with protein MYDIYRKNLEMAILSKHGGGTSYDFSLIRPIGSLIKNGTLGKSDGIIPFIKSYDSTIIASKQGKTRRGAVAIYLNIEHKEYPEFLKIREPKGDINRQCHNIHQGVIISDSFMNKVEKINGKERFLWINTLKERVKTGEPYIFFEDNANKNISENWKKNGLKIHHSNLCSEIMLPTDSNHTLVCCLSSLNLEKYIEWKNTDTVFYSVLFLDAILQEFIDKGKNIKGIEDPVRFAEKSRALGLGTLGWHSYLQSNMISFTSLKAEKLTHDIFKNIFYKSYEATKYLAKEYGESDWNLGTGRRNLTLMAIAPNRSSAKLAGGISQGIEPLAANIYVDDDSKGMYIRKNPYLEKIFKKKKCNIPSIWEHIAQEKGSCMKLSNLNEKQKDVFRCFKEIDQLQLLKQASIRQKYIDQGQSINLSFYQNTPAKYINKVHIYAWKLGLKSLYYYRSESILRADIRNKYII; from the coding sequence ATGTATGATATATATAGAAAAAATTTAGAAATGGCTATTTTGAGTAAACATGGAGGAGGAACATCATATGATTTTAGTTTGATTAGACCTATAGGTAGTTTAATTAAAAATGGAACCTTAGGAAAATCTGATGGAATTATTCCTTTTATTAAATCATATGATAGTACTATTATAGCTAGTAAACAAGGAAAAACTAGAAGAGGGGCGGTAGCCATTTATCTAAATATAGAACATAAAGAATATCCAGAATTTTTAAAAATAAGAGAACCTAAGGGAGATATAAATCGTCAATGTCATAATATTCATCAAGGTGTTATTATATCTGATTCATTTATGAATAAAGTAGAAAAAATAAATGGAAAAGAAAGATTTTTATGGATAAATACATTAAAAGAAAGGGTAAAAACTGGAGAACCATATATTTTTTTTGAGGATAATGCTAATAAAAATATTTCAGAAAATTGGAAAAAAAATGGATTAAAAATACATCATAGTAATCTATGTTCTGAAATTATGTTACCTACTGATAGTAATCATACACTTGTATGTTGTTTGTCTTCTTTGAATTTAGAAAAGTATATAGAATGGAAAAATACAGACACTGTATTTTATTCTGTTTTATTTTTAGATGCTATTTTACAGGAATTTATTGATAAAGGAAAAAATATAAAAGGTATAGAAGATCCGGTAAGATTTGCAGAAAAAAGTAGGGCATTAGGTTTAGGTACATTAGGATGGCATTCATATTTACAATCAAATATGATATCATTTACATCTTTAAAAGCTGAAAAATTAACCCATGATATATTTAAAAATATTTTTTATAAATCATATGAAGCTACTAAATATTTGGCGAAAGAATATGGTGAATCTGATTGGAATTTAGGAACTGGAAGAAGGAATCTAACATTAATGGCTATAGCTCCAAATAGAAGTTCTGCTAAATTAGCTGGAGGAATTTCGCAAGGAATAGAACCTTTAGCTGCAAATATATATGTAGATGATGATTCAAAAGGAATGTATATAAGAAAAAATCCTTATTTAGAAAAAATTTTTAAGAAAAAAAAATGTAATATCCCATCTATATGGGAACATATAGCACAAGAAAAAGGATCATGTATGAAATTAAGTAATCTAAATGAAAAACAAAAAGATGTTTTTAGATGTTTTAAGGAAATAGATCAACTTCAATTACTTAAACAGGCAAGTATAAGACAAAAATATATTGATCAAGGACAAAGTATAAATTTATCTTTTTATCAAAATACTCCTGCCAAGTATATTAATAAAGTTCATATATATGCATGGAAATTAGGTTTAAAAAGTCTTTATTATTATAGAAGTGAAAGTATTTTACGTGCAGATATTAGAAATAAATATATAATATAA